In the genome of Luteitalea pratensis, the window TGCTCTACTTCCAGCAGGTGGACATCGCCGCCCACACCTTCTCCACGCGTGAAGCGCGCACGGCGTTCTTCGGACGCGTGGACCTGGCAGTCAACGCGTTGACCCTGCTGACGCAACTGTTCCTCACCAGCCGCATCCTCAAGGCTCTCGGCGTCGCACTGACGCTGTCGATTCTGCCGCTCTTCAGCGTGCTGGGCTTTGGCTGGCTCGGCATGATGCCGACCATCACCGCCATCGTGGCGCTGCAGGTGACGCGTCGCGCCGGCAACTTCGCGATCGCACGTCCAACGCGCGAGTTGCTGTTCACCGTGCTGTCGCGAGAGGACAAGTACAAGGCCAAGAGCTTCATCGACACGGCGGTCTACCGCCTCGGCGACCAGGTCGGCGCGTGGTCGTACACGGCGCTCGGCGCGCTGGGCCTGGCACTCCCTGGCATTGCACTCTACGTCGCCGTCCCCGTCTCGGCGGTGTGGCTGCTGAACGCGTTCTGGCTGGGCCGCCGCCAGGAGAAGCTCGCCCGGGCGGGCGAACTCGACGGGCCCGCGGTCAGCAGGGCCACGGCCTCCTGACCGACTGCGGGACTCCCCCTGACGGTCGAGGGAACTTCCTTCTTCCCTAGATCGTCAGAGGGAGCATCGTGGCCAAGTCCCCCGCCCCTGCCCTGCTCCAGGGCACCCTCGACCTGCTGATCCTCCATGCCCTGCAGCGCGGCTCGCTGCACGGCTATGCGATCGCGCAGACGATCCACCTGTTGTCGGACGAGGTGCTGCGCGTCGAGGAGGGCTCCCTGTACCCGGCGCTCTATCGACTCGAACTCGACGGCGCGATCGCCGCCACGTGGGGCCTGTCCGAGAACAACCGCAAGGCCAAGTACTACGAGCTGACCCGGCACGGGCGGCGCGTCCTGGCGGCGCAGCACGACACGTGGACGCGACTCTCCATGGCCGTCGGTCGCGTCCTCGCGAACCAGCCCTAGCGAGGACCTCCGCATGCGTCGCACACTCCGCAAGATCTTTCGCCGGCGCCGGCTCGAACGTGAGCTCGAGGCCGAGATCGCATTCCATCGCGACATGGCGGCGTCGCATGGCAACGCCACCCCGTTCGGCAACACCCTCGTCGTGCAGGAACAGGTCCGCGACCTCTGGCATTTCACCGCCATCGAGAACGTGTGGCGCGACCTGCGGTACGCCACGCGCGGACTGCGCCGAAGCCCCGGGCTCGTGCTGAGCGCGCTGCTGTCGCTCGGCTTCGGCATCGGCGTCAACGTCGCGATCTTCTCGCTCGTGATGTCGGTCCTGCTGGGGACGCCGTCGATCGTCTCGCCCGACGAGTGGGTCGGCCTGCGGCTCGGTGGCAGTTCCCACGCGCCACGCGACGTCGTCGAGCAACTGCGCCGCAGCGGTGCCTTCCGTGAAGTCGTCGGAGAACGCGAGGAGTCTTCGGTCAACTGGGATACCGGCACCGACACGCGCCCCCTCTACGGGGTCGACACGACGACGAACTACTTTGCCGGACTCGGTATTCCGATGTTGCATGGTCGCGGCTACAACGCCGACGATCCCCACGACGTGGTGGTCCTGAGCCATCGTTTCTGGCGCGACGCGCTGGGCAGCGACCCGGCCATCGTCGGCCGATCGCTACGCCTCGACGGCCGGATGTACACGATCACGGGCGTCCTGCCGGCC includes:
- a CDS encoding PadR family transcriptional regulator, which codes for MAKSPAPALLQGTLDLLILHALQRGSLHGYAIAQTIHLLSDEVLRVEEGSLYPALYRLELDGAIAATWGLSENNRKAKYYELTRHGRRVLAAQHDTWTRLSMAVGRVLANQP